The following are encoded together in the Drosophila sechellia strain sech25 chromosome 3R, ASM438219v1, whole genome shotgun sequence genome:
- the LOC6607055 gene encoding pinin isoform X1, producing MRLESCPESLSLVDDLEQKLNSAKQSLVILNENIRRIAGRVPKDSLQRSEKFKYTQDGKRNEHNGERPFPRNVPPGGVFKDKRRMYESKNPNSRFPIEENEGRPPRINSRVIREMPTKKEIVEAQGTDSESRARNRRMFGSLLGTLQKFCQEESRLKSKEDKKAEIDRKVEKQELQERAMLRKQRETLFLDRKKKQFEIRRLEYKMARMKDFKVWEATMLNAKSNIRTKTKPHLFFRPKVHSPKTEKLLSKSKSEADVFIEFRREELEVELKNLENMNFGKMEDDTAIDESFYEEHDDEEQLDKSSLYVK from the exons ATGAGACTAGAAAGCTGTCCTGAGTCACTTTCTTTGG TGGACGACTTGGAGCAAAAACTGAATTCGGCCAAGCAGTCGCTGGTGATCCTAAATGAAAACATTCGCCGCATTGCTGGTCGCGTCCCCAAGGATTCCCTGCAGAG ATCGGAAAAATTCAAATACACCCAAGATGGCAAGAGGAACGAGCACAATGGTGAGCGACCGTTCCCCAGAAATGTACCACCCGGTGGGGTCTTCAAAGACAAACGGCGAATGTACGAAAGCAAGAATCCGAATTCCCGTTTCCCAATCGAAGAGAACGAGGGTCGGCCGCCACGGATTAACTCGCGGGTCATTCGGGAAATGCCAACTAAAAAGGAGATCGTCGAGGCACAGGGCACAGACTCTGAATCGAGGGCCAGGAATCGCAGGATGTTCGGATCGCTGTTGGGAACCCTACAGAAGTTCTGTCAGGAGGAATCGCGACTGAAGAGCAAGGAGGATAAAAAAGCTGAGATCGATAGGAAGGTGGAAAAGCAAGAACTGCAGGAGAGAGCGATGCTGAGGAAACAGCGCGAAACACTATTCTTAGACAGGAAAAAAAAGCAATTCGAGATCCGTAGATTAGAGTACAAAATGGCCAGAATGAAGGACTTCAAGGTCTGGGAAGCAACTATGTTGAATGCGAAAAGTAACATCCGAACAAAAACGAAACCACATCTGTTCTTTAGGCCAAAAGTGCATTCGCCTAAAACGGAAAAACTGTtgagcaaaagcaaaagtgaAGCCGATGTGTTTATAGAATTCAGGCGCGAAGAATTGGAAGTTGAGCTAAAAAACTTGGAGAACATGAACTTTGGGAAGATGGAAGACGATACTGCAATAGACGAAAGTTTCTATGAAGAGCACGACGACGAAGAGCAGTTGGATAAGT CTTCATTATACGTTAAGTAA
- the LOC6607055 gene encoding pinin isoform X2, translating to MVNDSGLSTVDDLEQKLNSAKQSLVILNENIRRIAGRVPKDSLQRSEKFKYTQDGKRNEHNGERPFPRNVPPGGVFKDKRRMYESKNPNSRFPIEENEGRPPRINSRVIREMPTKKEIVEAQGTDSESRARNRRMFGSLLGTLQKFCQEESRLKSKEDKKAEIDRKVEKQELQERAMLRKQRETLFLDRKKKQFEIRRLEYKMARMKDFKVWEATMLNAKSNIRTKTKPHLFFRPKVHSPKTEKLLSKSKSEADVFIEFRREELEVELKNLENMNFGKMEDDTAIDESFYEEHDDEEQLDKSSLYVK from the exons ATGGTGAATGACTCTGGTCTATCGACAGTGGACGACTTGGAGCAAAAACTGAATTCGGCCAAGCAGTCGCTGGTGATCCTAAATGAAAACATTCGCCGCATTGCTGGTCGCGTCCCCAAGGATTCCCTGCAGAG ATCGGAAAAATTCAAATACACCCAAGATGGCAAGAGGAACGAGCACAATGGTGAGCGACCGTTCCCCAGAAATGTACCACCCGGTGGGGTCTTCAAAGACAAACGGCGAATGTACGAAAGCAAGAATCCGAATTCCCGTTTCCCAATCGAAGAGAACGAGGGTCGGCCGCCACGGATTAACTCGCGGGTCATTCGGGAAATGCCAACTAAAAAGGAGATCGTCGAGGCACAGGGCACAGACTCTGAATCGAGGGCCAGGAATCGCAGGATGTTCGGATCGCTGTTGGGAACCCTACAGAAGTTCTGTCAGGAGGAATCGCGACTGAAGAGCAAGGAGGATAAAAAAGCTGAGATCGATAGGAAGGTGGAAAAGCAAGAACTGCAGGAGAGAGCGATGCTGAGGAAACAGCGCGAAACACTATTCTTAGACAGGAAAAAAAAGCAATTCGAGATCCGTAGATTAGAGTACAAAATGGCCAGAATGAAGGACTTCAAGGTCTGGGAAGCAACTATGTTGAATGCGAAAAGTAACATCCGAACAAAAACGAAACCACATCTGTTCTTTAGGCCAAAAGTGCATTCGCCTAAAACGGAAAAACTGTtgagcaaaagcaaaagtgaAGCCGATGTGTTTATAGAATTCAGGCGCGAAGAATTGGAAGTTGAGCTAAAAAACTTGGAGAACATGAACTTTGGGAAGATGGAAGACGATACTGCAATAGACGAAAGTTTCTATGAAGAGCACGACGACGAAGAGCAGTTGGATAAGT CTTCATTATACGTTAAGTAA
- the LOC6607055 gene encoding pinin isoform X3: MRLESCPESLSLVDDLEQKLNSAKQSLVILNENIRRIAGRVPKDSLQRSEKFKYTQDGKRNEHNGERPFPRNVPPGGVFKDKRRMYESKNPNSRFPIEENEGRPPRINSRVIREMPTKKEIVEAQGTDSESRARNRRMFGSLLGTLQKFCQEESRLKSKEDKKAEIDRKVEKQELQERAMLRKQRETLFLDRKKKQFEIRRLEYKMARMKDFKVWEATMLNAKSNIRTKTKPHLFFRPKVHSPKTEKLLSKSKSEADVFIEFRREELEVELKNLENMNFGKMEDDTAIDESFYEEHDDEEQLDK; this comes from the exons ATGAGACTAGAAAGCTGTCCTGAGTCACTTTCTTTGG TGGACGACTTGGAGCAAAAACTGAATTCGGCCAAGCAGTCGCTGGTGATCCTAAATGAAAACATTCGCCGCATTGCTGGTCGCGTCCCCAAGGATTCCCTGCAGAG ATCGGAAAAATTCAAATACACCCAAGATGGCAAGAGGAACGAGCACAATGGTGAGCGACCGTTCCCCAGAAATGTACCACCCGGTGGGGTCTTCAAAGACAAACGGCGAATGTACGAAAGCAAGAATCCGAATTCCCGTTTCCCAATCGAAGAGAACGAGGGTCGGCCGCCACGGATTAACTCGCGGGTCATTCGGGAAATGCCAACTAAAAAGGAGATCGTCGAGGCACAGGGCACAGACTCTGAATCGAGGGCCAGGAATCGCAGGATGTTCGGATCGCTGTTGGGAACCCTACAGAAGTTCTGTCAGGAGGAATCGCGACTGAAGAGCAAGGAGGATAAAAAAGCTGAGATCGATAGGAAGGTGGAAAAGCAAGAACTGCAGGAGAGAGCGATGCTGAGGAAACAGCGCGAAACACTATTCTTAGACAGGAAAAAAAAGCAATTCGAGATCCGTAGATTAGAGTACAAAATGGCCAGAATGAAGGACTTCAAGGTCTGGGAAGCAACTATGTTGAATGCGAAAAGTAACATCCGAACAAAAACGAAACCACATCTGTTCTTTAGGCCAAAAGTGCATTCGCCTAAAACGGAAAAACTGTtgagcaaaagcaaaagtgaAGCCGATGTGTTTATAGAATTCAGGCGCGAAGAATTGGAAGTTGAGCTAAAAAACTTGGAGAACATGAACTTTGGGAAGATGGAAGACGATACTGCAATAGACGAAAGTTTCTATGAAGAGCACGACGACGAAGAGCAGTTGGATAAGT AA